A genomic window from Arachis duranensis cultivar V14167 unplaced genomic scaffold, aradu.V14167.gnm2.J7QH unplaced_Scaffold_201002, whole genome shotgun sequence includes:
- the LOC107472614 gene encoding chaperone protein dnaJ 13-like, with protein sequence MNYYLQILLTKHLNPVFASGALVVPASMYFLLKKFIIKPYYLRRNKQKALEKDEKTSSQVKEARAAAEKAQKLQENVANRKRNKQLETGGLVIMRALYGNERVLCNLNSSSETSLESTSEVIDVTIPLNFLVNDSGQLKLHEGVKKSGIMGFCDPCPGEPKQLYIEYAYAGNEYKVSVGDYEELIIPQGAHRI encoded by the exons atGAACTATTACCTGCAGATTTTGTTGACAAAGCATTTGAACCCTGTGTTTGCATCTGGAGCATTGGTGGTTCCAGCATCTATGTACTTTCTACTGAAG AAATTCATCATTAAACCCTATTACCTTAGAAGGAATAAGCAGAAAGCTCTAGAGAAGGACGAGAAAACATCTTCACAG GTTAAAGAAGCAAGGGCAGCAGCAGAGAAAGCTCAGAAATTACAAGAAAATGTGGCTAACAGGAAAAGAAACAAGCAATTAGAAACAGGTGGACTGGTTATTATGAGAGCACTATATGGAAATGAAAGAGTTTTGTGCAACTTAAATTCGTCAAGTGAGACAAGTCTTGAATCAACTTCAGAAGTCATTGATGTCACCATTCCTCTTAATTTTCTAGTTAATGATTCTGGCCAACTCAAG CTTCATGAAGGTGTAAAAAAATCGGGCATCATGGGGTTTTGTGATCCATGTCCAGGAGAGCCTAAACAGTTGTATATAGAGTATGCTTATGCTGGCAATGAATACAAG GTTTCGGTTGGTGATTATGAAGAATTAATAATACCCCAAGGCGCCCACAGGATATAG